From one Idiomarina sp. X4 genomic stretch:
- a CDS encoding sensor domain-containing diguanylate cyclase: MKLFNLQRRISLAIVLAILTSGIVVSVTVAYPLVTELYQQTIRLTRSSVDLKAFNIQQVYDHQLAVAKQVSSRSRIAYKLKELADESTTRKEAQAFIEPKLKHAMSVENDIFAIIELDADGKLLVTINESSASLPLVKSTDAVFNFIEIQTPDVSAYMTSRFITPIKMGDRVVGYSIVFFKPKQWVTALDYLPSAETCFINDKTKERIALAGQKLIASKQEACLRGRGKVEELRPNDAYLVTLGSGDRFVSYDRDITIDDWKLMLNIPVPVMFKDVINKAVWGGLALLGLSLFFSWLGIRIIKPLTRKLIEQTSQIAQSANELKVSNLAFEQSEGLLVITTADLTIYRANRSFAALLNRRPQKLYKQPLIHLLDPEFCNPKAFSEQLIKDSVWQGEVWLKQDGADSLPCLLTASPVRDEDGHLNYYVMTFTDISERLAEEDALTEQVNHDELTHLFNRSAFDRHLEKYLQQAKVGNRRFAILFMDLDKFKPVNDTYGHDAGDELLCQVANRMENSLRKSDMIARRGGDEFVVCTSFLDEPQDEALRIASKIHSEMNRPFVLKQAQVTIGISIGIAIYPEHGNSAELLLKAADKAMYQVKERQRNSILIAESDKLYP, translated from the coding sequence ATGAAGCTTTTTAATTTACAGCGCAGAATTAGCTTGGCCATAGTATTGGCAATTCTCACCTCTGGCATTGTTGTTTCAGTGACCGTTGCTTATCCTTTAGTGACGGAGCTCTATCAGCAAACGATTCGCTTAACGCGAAGCTCGGTAGATTTAAAAGCGTTTAATATTCAACAGGTTTATGACCACCAGTTGGCGGTTGCTAAGCAAGTTAGCAGCCGTTCCAGAATAGCCTATAAGCTCAAAGAATTAGCAGACGAATCAACAACTCGAAAAGAAGCGCAAGCATTTATAGAGCCAAAATTAAAACATGCCATGTCGGTAGAGAACGATATTTTTGCCATTATTGAGCTCGACGCTGACGGCAAGCTACTGGTGACAATCAATGAAAGTAGCGCTTCCTTACCGCTGGTAAAAAGCACTGACGCCGTATTTAACTTTATCGAAATTCAAACGCCTGACGTGTCTGCGTATATGACAAGTCGTTTTATTACGCCAATCAAGATGGGTGACAGAGTTGTTGGGTATAGCATTGTATTTTTCAAACCGAAACAGTGGGTAACTGCTTTAGACTACCTACCGTCGGCTGAAACATGTTTCATTAACGACAAAACAAAAGAGCGGATAGCGTTAGCCGGACAAAAGCTGATAGCGTCGAAACAAGAAGCTTGTTTACGGGGGAGAGGTAAGGTCGAAGAGCTTCGCCCCAATGACGCTTATTTAGTGACGTTGGGTTCTGGTGATCGTTTTGTCAGTTACGACAGAGATATTACTATTGATGATTGGAAGTTGATGCTAAACATACCTGTGCCGGTTATGTTTAAAGACGTTATTAATAAAGCGGTTTGGGGCGGCTTGGCATTACTTGGCTTGAGCTTGTTCTTTAGTTGGCTCGGTATTCGAATTATAAAACCCTTAACCCGGAAGTTAATAGAACAAACTTCGCAAATAGCGCAGTCTGCCAATGAGCTAAAAGTGTCTAATCTAGCGTTTGAGCAAAGTGAAGGCTTATTGGTGATAACAACGGCCGACTTGACTATTTACCGTGCGAACAGGAGTTTTGCGGCACTTCTTAATAGACGCCCTCAAAAGTTATATAAACAACCGCTAATCCATTTGTTAGATCCTGAATTTTGTAATCCTAAGGCTTTTTCTGAACAGCTGATAAAGGACAGTGTTTGGCAGGGTGAGGTTTGGTTGAAACAAGATGGTGCTGACTCGTTACCTTGTTTGCTGACTGCATCTCCCGTTCGTGATGAAGACGGCCATTTAAATTACTATGTCATGACATTCACTGATATCAGTGAGCGTTTAGCCGAAGAGGATGCATTAACCGAACAGGTGAACCATGATGAGCTGACCCACTTATTCAATCGCTCGGCCTTTGACCGCCATTTGGAGAAATACCTTCAGCAAGCGAAGGTCGGTAATCGTCGTTTCGCTATTTTGTTTATGGACTTAGACAAATTTAAACCGGTGAATGATACCTACGGGCACGATGCAGGTGATGAGTTACTCTGTCAGGTTGCAAACCGAATGGAAAATAGCCTGCGTAAGAGCGATATGATTGCAAGGCGTGGCGGCGATGAATTCGTTGTGTGTACCAGCTTTTTAGACGAGCCTCAGGACGAAGCCCTTCGAATTGCGTCAAAGATACACAGTGAAATGAACCGTCCTTTTGTATTGAAACAGGCGCAAGTGACTATTGGTATTTCCATTGGAATTGCGATTTATCCTGAACATGGCAATTCAGCAGAGCTGCTTCTTAAAGCCGCAGATAAAGCGATGTATCAGGTCAAAGAGCGGCAGCGCAACAGTATTTTAATAGCAGAAAGTGATAAGTTGTACCCATAG